One Euwallacea fornicatus isolate EFF26 chromosome 22, ASM4011564v1, whole genome shotgun sequence genomic region harbors:
- the LOC136346115 gene encoding E3 ubiquitin-protein ligase TM129 produces the protein MSSDLVFNLFFLLVSFGLIYPPAEFISAGFTIQNWFRNFLGSEKERFVRYHIKKSILNLLVYSCLPIIYICLLCLLGYVEELSSLYFGTVYWKIFVSSCLATPFLALYEIKRWTNNNYANHPVVVSLRKCCNNNNSWEDVAVDIETEYRRLEIVSIKTNPIVDVVVTENWIVKVTPLAMFLAHQSDATVSVKEATNYQLSHVTSNEAQFLNIEVKSNRTEPFTIRINSADFKDLEDRLARSINILPEVKFHKSVKDQFLEVFRDTVKKNPLYHTNMELDQCIGCLQVRPGIKLQKQCQDAANNTNNCSNCFCRPMWCIDCIAQWFISRQDPEMQNQWLSSKCTCPMCRARFCVLDVSLISTPEE, from the exons atgtccTCAGACttggttttcaatttattctttttgttGGTCAGCTTCGGTCTCATTTACCCTCCTGCAGAATTCATTAGTGCGGGGTTTACCATTCAAAATTGGTTCCGTAATTTTTTGGGATCAGAAAAAGAGAGATTTGTGCGTTATCATATTAAAAAGTCAATTCTAAATTTACTAGTTTACTCTTGCCTGCCCATCATCTACATTTGCCTGTTATGTTTATTAGGATACGTGGAAGAG TTATCAAGTCTATATTTTGGCAcagtttattggaaaattttcgtcTCCTCTTGCTTGGCCACTCCTTTTCTTGCACTATATGAAATAAAACGATGGACCAACAATAATTATGCAAACCACCCTGTTGTGGTGAGTTTAAGAAAGTGCTGCAACAATAACAACAGCTGGGAAGATGTAGCTGTTGACATTGAAACAGAGTATCGAAG GCTGGAAATTGTATCCATAAAAACAAACCCTATAGTAGATGTGGTGGTAACTGAAAATTGGATTGTGAAAGTTACTCCCTTGGCCATGTTTCTGGCACATCAGAGTGATGCCACTGTGAGTGTTAAGGAGGCCACTAATTACCAATTGTCTCATGTTACATCAAATGAAGCTCAGTTCCTTAATATTGAGGTGAAAAGCAATAGGACTGAGCCTTTCACTATTCGAATCAATTCTGCAGACTTTAAA GATTTGGAAGACAGGCTTGCAAGATCTATTAACATTTTACCAGAAGTCAAATTCCATAAATCAGTCAAAGACCAGTTTTTAGAGGTATTTCGAGATACTgttaagaaaaatcctctgTATCATACAAATATG gAATTGGACCAATGTATAGGTTGCCTGCAAGTGCGCCCAGGAATAAAACTACAGAAACAATGTCAGGATGCAGCAAATAACACCAATAATTGCTCCAATTGCTTTTGTAGGCCAATGTGGTGCATTGATTGCATTGCCCAGTGGTTTATATCAAGACAAGATCCTGAAATGCAAAACCAGTGGCTGTCCAGTAAGTGCACTTGTCCCATGTGTCGAGCCAGGTTTTGCGTTTTGGATGTGTCTTTAATAAGCACTCCAGAGGAGTGA
- the LOC136346114 gene encoding RCC1-like G exchanging factor-like protein — MNSSKRIPRQVFNINSIVGLRFISGPKRKYPINSNHWKDVPVHEFKQSKSVYRRLFAWGNAQTGALGIKGLLEKDVTCIRGPKRSSLGEKFEVVTATAGFGFSVIAVNSDNNVKLYGTGVNTDSQIGYHAIREGHPMEIIFYPQPISLPFRNPNEAKILKLSAGRAHLMVLTNEGIFLLGNNAYGQCGRKIISNENYSKSNLINYIDKIDGNQIVDIECGQDHSMLITEEGSVYSCGWGADGQTGLGHFNNCSRFTKVKGDIDKEKITKLACRADFVLALNDKGEVFGWGNIEYGQMSLPSGDQQLATPTSINMLNKLGKIQSIASAGPFCLVATDRGEVFSWGYGVLGLGPNVDLSNKPLKIPEVLFGRNDFQPESKVIDLVCGVNYAAAITNLGDMFIWGRNKSGCLGLGDDKNQYFPLKVSIGGSVEKVFCGFDHTLAICKPFI, encoded by the coding sequence ATGAATTCGTCTAAACGAATACCACGTCAAGTCTTTAACATAAATTCAATTGTGGGCCTTCGATTTATCAGTGGACCGAAAAGAAAATATCCTATAAATTCCAATCACTGGAAAGATGTGCCAGTTCATGAATTCAAGCAAAGTAAATCGGTGTACAGAAGACTATTTGCATGGGGTAATGCACAAACTGGAGCATTGGGCATTAAAGGGCTTCTAGAAAAAGATGTTACATGTATAAGAGGCCCTAAAAGGTCGTCATTGGGGGAGAAGTTCGAGGTAGTAACTGCAACTGCAGGATTTGGTTTCTCGGTTATTGCTGTAAATAGTGACAACAATGTGAAGCTTTATGGAACGGGAGTCAATACTGATTCACAAATTGGATACCATGCAATTCGAGAAGGTCATcccatggaaattatcttttaTCCTCAGCCTATTTCTTTACCCTTCAGAAATCCTAATGAAGCAAAGATACTTAAATTATCTGCAGGTAGAGCACATTTGATGGTTTTAACAAATGAAGGAATTTTTCTACTGGGAAACAATGCCTATGGGCAATGTGGtagaaaaatcatttctaatgaaaattacTCTAAAAGCAACCTTATAAACTACATAGATAAAATTGATGGCAATCAGATTGTTGACATAGAATGTGGTCAAGATCACAGCATGCTTATAACTGAAGAAGGTTCAGTGTATTCGTGTGGATGGGGGGCTGATGGGCAAACAGGACTTGGACATTTTAACAACTGCAGTAGGTTTACTAAAGTTAAGGGTGACATAGataaggaaaaaatcacaaaattagcatgtcgagctgattttgtCTTGGCTTTAAATGACAAAGGAGAAGTCTTTGGCTGGGGCAATATTGAATATGGCCAGATGTCTTTGCCAAGTGGAGATCAACAGCTGGCTACTCCAACAAGTATAAACATGCttaacaaattaggaaaaattcaaagcaTAGCAAGTGCAGGTCCATTTTGCCTTGTGGCAACTGATCGAGGGGAAGTGTTCTCATGGGGCTATGGAGTGTTAGGTTTAGGTCCAAATGTAGATTTATCAAACAAACCATTGAAAATACCTGAAGTTTTGTTTGGACGGAATGATTTTCAGCCAGAGAGTAAAGTTATAGATCTAGTGTGTGGTGTTAATTATGCTGCTGCAATAACTAACTTGGGAGATATGTTTATTTGGGGAAGAAATAAGAGTGGCTGTCTAGGGTTGGGGGATGATAAAAATCAGTATTTTCCCTTGAAAGTTTCAATAGGGGGAAGTGTTGAAAAGGTGTTTTGTGGGTTTGATCACACTCTTGCTATATGCAAACCGTTTATATAA
- the nst gene encoding phosphoacetylglucosamine mutase isoform X2 has translation MWHCPMYCRDDKLETVINDIIKEYDVQNMNDRPEIVVGKDTRPSSPSLGKAVIDGVLAMGGKPIDYGIVTTPQLHYFVVCKNTNRAYGQPTEEGYYKKLTNAFKKVRGSQFNNENYTNRILYDGANGVGAKKIKFFKEGLANSLNIDMYNDEIIGSGKLNYMCGADFVKSQQKFPTGLPEEPNQRCCSVDGDADRLVYYYLDENQKFHLMDGDRIATLIAGYLKEVLEKTGLKLHLGLVQTAYANGASTDYITKELKVPVACVPTGVKWLHHKALEYDIGVYFEANGHGTVIFKPEAKDKIRNAYQTNNLTPEQKDATLRLISLIDIINETVGDAISDMLLVETILHAKGWNIAQWEKTYTDLPNRLLKVTVQDRTVISTTDAERKCVTPKNLQNEIDNIVTKYPKGRSFVRPSGTEDLIRVYAEAATRQDCDKLAEEVAKKVHEMAGGTGTGNWPMLTD, from the exons ATGTGGC ATTGCCCAATGTATTGTAGAGACGATAAACTAGAAACGGTGATAAATGACATTATCAAAGAATATGATGTCCAAAACATGAATGATAGGCCTGAAATTGTCGTGGGGAAAGACACGAGACCCAGTAGTCCAAGTTTAGGGAAAGCTGTTATTGATG GAGTTCTTGCCATGGGGGGAAAACCTATTGACTATGGAATAGTTACAACGCCTCaattgcattattttgtcGTTTGCAAGAACACTAACAGGGCTTATGGCCAGCCTACTGAAGAAGGATACTATAAGAAATTGACTAAtgcttttaaaaaagttcGAGGTAGTCAATTTAATAACGAGAATTATACTAATAG AATTTTATATGATGGTGCTAACGGGGTGGGAgccaagaaaataaaattttttaaagaaggcCTTGCGAATAGTTTGAATATCGACATGTATAATGACGAGATTATTGGGTCGGGCAAGCTGAATTACATG tgcgGTGCCGATTTTGTTAAATCTCAGCAAAAATTTCCTACCGGCCTTCCAGAGGAGCCCAATCAGAGATGTTGTTCGGTAGACGGAGATGCGGATAGATTAGTTTACTATTACTTGGatgaaaaccagaaatttcaTCTAATGGATGGTGACCGTATCGCCACCCTTATAGCCGGCTACCTGAAAGAG GTTCTGGAAAAGACTGGATTGAAGCTGCATTTGGGATTAGTTCAGACTGCTTACGCCAACGGAGCATCGACTGATTATATTACTAAGGAATTG AAAGTTCCAGTGGCATGCGTACCTACGGGCGTAAAATGGTTGCATCACAAAGCCCTTGAATACGACATCGGGGTGTATTTCGAAGCCAACGGCCACGGCACCGTCATTTTCAAGCCAGAAGCCAAAGACAAAATACGAAATGCCTATCAAACTAATAA CTTAACGCCCGAACAAAAGGACGCAACCTTAAGGCTGATTAGCTTAATTGATATTATAAATGAAACGGTGGGGGACGCCATTTCCGACATGTTGTTAGTTGAAACGATATTGCATGCTAAAGGTTGGAATATTGCCCAGTGGGAGAAGACTTATACAGACCTACCCAACCGGCTTCTTAAAGTTACAGTGCAG GATCGAACTGTGATCAGTACAACAGACGCCGAAAGGAAATGTGTGACCCCAAAGAACCTGCAAAACGAAATTGACAACATTGTTACTAAATATCCCAAGGGGAGATCTTTCGTGCGACCGTCAG gaaCTGAAGACTTGATAAGAGTTTACGCGGAAGCGGCCACGAGACAAGACTGCGACAAATTGGCAGAGGAGGTTGCCAAGAAGGTACACGAAATGGCTGGGGGTACCGGCACTGGTAACTGGCCAATGCTCACCGACTAA
- the nst gene encoding phosphoacetylglucosamine mutase isoform X1, translating into MANNNNNKSRCKTVYAFAREMYPKTIKIDISYGTAGFRTRATDLHYVMYRMGLLAVLRARVKKAVIGVMITASHNPEPDNGVKLIDPMGEMLEQSWEKWATKIANVADDKLETVINDIIKEYDVQNMNDRPEIVVGKDTRPSSPSLGKAVIDGVLAMGGKPIDYGIVTTPQLHYFVVCKNTNRAYGQPTEEGYYKKLTNAFKKVRGSQFNNENYTNRILYDGANGVGAKKIKFFKEGLANSLNIDMYNDEIIGSGKLNYMCGADFVKSQQKFPTGLPEEPNQRCCSVDGDADRLVYYYLDENQKFHLMDGDRIATLIAGYLKEVLEKTGLKLHLGLVQTAYANGASTDYITKELKVPVACVPTGVKWLHHKALEYDIGVYFEANGHGTVIFKPEAKDKIRNAYQTNNLTPEQKDATLRLISLIDIINETVGDAISDMLLVETILHAKGWNIAQWEKTYTDLPNRLLKVTVQDRTVISTTDAERKCVTPKNLQNEIDNIVTKYPKGRSFVRPSGTEDLIRVYAEAATRQDCDKLAEEVAKKVHEMAGGTGTGNWPMLTD; encoded by the exons ATGGccaataacaacaataataaatcgAGGTGTAAGACAGTGTATGCTTTCGCCAGAGAAATGTACCCTAAGACCATCAAAATCGATATTTCCTATGGGACTGCGGGATTCCGAACAAG GGCAACAGATTTGCATTATGTCATGTACCGAATGGGACTGCTTGCAGTTCTACGGGCGAGGGTAaagaaag CGGTAATCGGTGTAATGATCACGGCATCACACAATCCAGAGCCCGATAATGGAGTGAAATTGATCGATCCCATGGGTGAAATGTTAGAACAGAGCTGGGAAAAATGGGCCACTAAAATTGCGAATGTGGC AGACGATAAACTAGAAACGGTGATAAATGACATTATCAAAGAATATGATGTCCAAAACATGAATGATAGGCCTGAAATTGTCGTGGGGAAAGACACGAGACCCAGTAGTCCAAGTTTAGGGAAAGCTGTTATTGATG GAGTTCTTGCCATGGGGGGAAAACCTATTGACTATGGAATAGTTACAACGCCTCaattgcattattttgtcGTTTGCAAGAACACTAACAGGGCTTATGGCCAGCCTACTGAAGAAGGATACTATAAGAAATTGACTAAtgcttttaaaaaagttcGAGGTAGTCAATTTAATAACGAGAATTATACTAATAG AATTTTATATGATGGTGCTAACGGGGTGGGAgccaagaaaataaaattttttaaagaaggcCTTGCGAATAGTTTGAATATCGACATGTATAATGACGAGATTATTGGGTCGGGCAAGCTGAATTACATG tgcgGTGCCGATTTTGTTAAATCTCAGCAAAAATTTCCTACCGGCCTTCCAGAGGAGCCCAATCAGAGATGTTGTTCGGTAGACGGAGATGCGGATAGATTAGTTTACTATTACTTGGatgaaaaccagaaatttcaTCTAATGGATGGTGACCGTATCGCCACCCTTATAGCCGGCTACCTGAAAGAG GTTCTGGAAAAGACTGGATTGAAGCTGCATTTGGGATTAGTTCAGACTGCTTACGCCAACGGAGCATCGACTGATTATATTACTAAGGAATTG AAAGTTCCAGTGGCATGCGTACCTACGGGCGTAAAATGGTTGCATCACAAAGCCCTTGAATACGACATCGGGGTGTATTTCGAAGCCAACGGCCACGGCACCGTCATTTTCAAGCCAGAAGCCAAAGACAAAATACGAAATGCCTATCAAACTAATAA CTTAACGCCCGAACAAAAGGACGCAACCTTAAGGCTGATTAGCTTAATTGATATTATAAATGAAACGGTGGGGGACGCCATTTCCGACATGTTGTTAGTTGAAACGATATTGCATGCTAAAGGTTGGAATATTGCCCAGTGGGAGAAGACTTATACAGACCTACCCAACCGGCTTCTTAAAGTTACAGTGCAG GATCGAACTGTGATCAGTACAACAGACGCCGAAAGGAAATGTGTGACCCCAAAGAACCTGCAAAACGAAATTGACAACATTGTTACTAAATATCCCAAGGGGAGATCTTTCGTGCGACCGTCAG gaaCTGAAGACTTGATAAGAGTTTACGCGGAAGCGGCCACGAGACAAGACTGCGACAAATTGGCAGAGGAGGTTGCCAAGAAGGTACACGAAATGGCTGGGGGTACCGGCACTGGTAACTGGCCAATGCTCACCGACTAA
- the Vps15 gene encoding phosphoinositide 3-kinase regulatory subunit 4, with the protein MGNQQAAMLTPIHTVEWYLKEHQEITFDKSLGSTRFLKVARVHSQEGPLVAKLFIVRDPTLPLQGYKDRLEEIRKLLSTAVNCSPYQRFIITDKAALFMREYVKYSLYDRISTRPFLTDIEKRWITFQILYALHQCHKVGVCHGDIKLENITVTSWNWVMLVDFASFKPTFLPIDNPGDYSYFFDTSRRRTCYIAPERFLSSANLGTSKMSAVISETLCESGDLNPSMDIFSAGCALLELWNELHFPFDYSQLLAYRSGKYSPQKHLDRLEDFNLRNLISSMIDREPAKRLSAEDYLDLYRGTLFPQYFYTFLQSYMLIFSSNPILSPDEKITRLKGDIANIFKFLGPVRKSPDDLDSEDEDGSEKRDIEKYEQRGECEGLVLITSLVTSCIRGLHESPSKLFSLEILLELAQHASDETILDRILPYLMYLAHDSNSRVKIFAINTITKCLNLVQRLPRSDANVFPEYILPELAQLATDPNACVRAAYARNINDLAEIALRYLDQIQNIWYGEEGLDKTDDEHMFNYELELQALQEMVQQTVSALLTDTHSIVKQALLNSGIHKLCIFFGKAIANDIILSHMITFLNDKEDTQLRKAFFDSIVGVSSYIGWHCLSILTPLLLLGLTDSSEFVIRKAIIAMASLTEFDLVTTSALCELIIECSYFLVHPNLWIREAVCGFIAKAGRKLSILDVQCKIMPHLQLYMKHKLIQIDKSELLLDSLVSPIPRVVYDNVIKDKDISQIMEELSERKRTRDCIKSGMTPHYDGLKQVSNLRTLFSRLEANGMTEEVEEYLLKMRDHLQKIQKHRSSLDAKLKKYDGKTDMDSHGDGISVRKFTFSEANKNEFVRAELPRTSTMGSVDINVHSDWNYGSEVSTRQSESTNSRPSSPPPDNQLTQFVSTTTDASSLHEKSFIQCKPSTCQVELNKLKAIQQNHYYEALRNREWAEQAAWKPQLPPPGWHPRGILVAHLHEHKAAVVKLCRVSDTSFFASGSTDGTIRFWDCSSFENNGFANRSRQQFRLPNTSPATGLAVCDGGQSLAACCHNGWMGVLRIDTASSKMNVLQHRQLDQYDEGLAVDLQCLDPGTHSTVVYATLYGDLVGWDLRAPGVSWRLSNGVRQGVITTFCLDTHQNWLALGTSDGVHTLWDLRFRLPITTISLPTSGSAVRIRKVIPHPTENSWLISSVQGNNEISMWNLESGSRQKVLWGSTTPPLSKLSHANQQTSHSVCAMYASYGCIDRSPFLLSGGTDQRLRFWNLASPSESYLALSAAGDPLGTTLSYRSRLIDGTDVVYEEPASTLPKDKTEDVPRGGPESPPAGHKDCISDIILCKGSQYFTITASRDGVIKVSK; encoded by the exons ATGGGAAATCAGCAGGCAGCAATGCTTACCCCTATACATACCGTTGAATGGTACCTAAAGGAGCACCAAGAAATTACTTTTGATAAGAG TTTAGGAAGCACTCGATTCCTAAAAGTTGCTCGAGTACACTCTCAAGAAGGACCTCTTGTAGCCAAACTCTTTATTGTCCGAGACCCCACCTTACCTTTGCAAGGCTACAAAGACCGTTTggaagaaattagaaaactgCTCTCTACCGCTGTTAATTGCTCTCCTTATCAGAGATTTATAATTACAGACAAAGCTGCTTTATTTATGCGTGAATATGTCAAATACAGTCTTTATGACAGAATCAGCACTCGCCCTTTTTTGACTGATATTGAAAAAAG ATGGATCACATTTCAAATACTATATGCCCTGCACCAATGCCATAAAGTAGGAGTATGTCATGGAGATATTAAATTAGAGAACATCACAGTTACATCTTGGAATTGGGTAATGTTAGTGGATTTTGCTTCATTTAAGCCCACATTTTTGCCTATAGATAATCCTG GAGATTACTCATACTTCTTTGATACTTCTCGAAGGAGAACCTGTTATATAGCTCCAGAAAGATTTTTAAGTTCTGCAAATTTGGGTACTAGTAAAATGAGTGCTGTAATTTCTGAAACTTTATGTGAATCTGGTGATCTAAACCCTTCAATGGATATATTTTCAGCAGG TTGTGCTTTATTGGAACTTTGGAATGAGCTGCATTTTCCTTTTGACTATTCACAGTTGCTAGCATATCGATCTGGAAAATATTCTCCTCAGAAGCATCTTGATAGGCTGGAAGATTTCAATCTccgtaatttaatttccagtATGATTGATAGA GAACCTGCTAAACGTCTTTCTGCAGAAGACTATCTAGACCTTTATCGTGGCACACTGTTTCCTCaatatttttacacttttCTGCAGTCATATATGCTCATCTTTTCCAGTAATCCCATATTGTCACctgatgaaaaaattacaaggtTAAAGGGAGACATTGCCAACATTTTCaag TTTTTGGGGCCAGTTAGAAAGTCTCCTGATGATCTGGATTCTGAGGATGAAGATGGGAGTGAAAAACGAGATATTGAGAAGTATGAGCAAAGAGGTGAATGCGAAGGCTTAGTGCTGATTACCTCTTTGGTTACTTCATGCATTCGAGGCCTTCATGAATCACCATCGAAACTATTTAGTTTAGAGATTTTATTGGAGTTGGCTCAGCATGCCAGTGATGAAACTATCCTTGACAGGATTCTTCCATATCTG ATGTATTTGGCCCATGACAGTAATTCTAGAGTGAAAATCTTTGCCATAAACACCATCACCAAGTGTTTGAATTTAGTGCAACGCCTGCCCAGATCGGATGCTAACGTTTTCCCTGAATATATCCTGCCAGAATTAGCCCAATTGGCTACTGATCCCAACGCCTGCGTGCGAGCTGCATATGccagaaatattaatgatttggctgaaattgctTTGAGGTATCTGGACCAGATCCAAAATATTTGGTATGGAGAAGAGGGACTTGACAAAACTGACGATGAACACATGTTCAACTACGAGCTTGAACTGCAGGCATTGCAGGAAATGGTTCAACAAACGGTTAGCGCGCTGTTAACCGACACACACAGTATAGTAAAACAGGCGCTATTGAACAGTGGTATACACAAACTGTGTATATTTTTTGGGAAAGCTATAG CTAATGACATCATTTTGTCCCATATGATCACCTTTCTCAATGACAAAGAAGACACTCAATTGCGAAAGGCCTTTTTTGATTCTATTGTGGGGGTCAGTTCATACATTGGATGGCATTGTTTAAGCATCCTCACGCCGCTATTATTACTA GGCCTGACAGATAGTTCAGAATTTGTCATAAGAAAAGCAATTATTGCCATGGCCTCTCTGACTGAATTTGACCTCGTCACAACCTCTGCATTATGTGAATTGATAATTGAATGTTCCTACTTTCTGGTTCACCCGAATTTATGGATCAGAGAAGCAGTGTGCGGCTTCATAGCCAAAGCTGGGCGAAAATTGAGTATTCTGGACGTTCAGTGCAAGATCATGCCTCATTTGCAGCTCTATATGAAACATAAACTTATACAAATCGATAA GTCGGAGCTTCTGCTCGATTCACTAGTGTCCCCGATTCCTCGTGTCGTTTACGACAACGTGATAAAGGACAAAGATATCAGCCAAATAATGGAAGAATTGTCAGAAAGAAAACGTACGCGAGATTGCATCAAATCAGGGATGACTCCACATTATGACGGGTTGAAACAAGTATCCAATTTAAGAACT CTCTTTAGTCGCCTGGAGGCAAATGGGATGACAGAGGAAGTGGAggaatatttgttaaaaatgcgGGACCATTTGCAGAAAATTCAGAAGCACCGAAGTAGTTTGGACGCGAAACTGAAGAAATACGATGGAAAAACGGATATGGACAGCCATGGTGATGGCATTAGTGTTAGAAAGTTCACGTTCAGCGAGGCTAATAAGAACGAATTCGTCAG AGCTGAATTGCCAAGGACGAGCACAATGGGCTCGGTGGATATCAATGTTCACTCAGACTGGAACTACGGCTCTGAAGTATCAACAAGACAGTCGGAATCTACCAATAGCAGGCCGTCTTCACCCCCCCCAGACAATCAACTCACACAATTCGTGAGCACTACTACGGACGCGTCGAGTTtacatgaaaaaagtttcatacAAT GTAAACCATCTACCTGTCAAGTCGAACTCAACAAATTGAAGGCTATTCAGCAGAACCACTACTACGAAGCGCTGCGCAACCGGGAGTGGGCGGAACAGGCGGCTTGGAAACCACAACTGCCACCTCCTGGATGGCACCCTCGTGGCATTTTGGTGGCACATCTACATGAGCATAAAGCCGCTGTTGTCAAACTGTGTCGAGTGTCTGACACCTCTTTTTTTGCCAGTGGTTCGACTGATGGAACTATTAG attttgGGATTGTTCTTCATTCGAAAACAACGGGTTTGCAAATAGATCTAGACAGCAATTTAGATTGCCGAACACATCACCTGCCACTGGATTGGCGGTGTGCGATGGTGGTCAATCACTAGCCGCTTGTTGCCATAATGGGTGGATGGGCGTTTTAAGGATAGACACCGCCAGTTCTAA aaTGAACGTACTTCAACATAGACAGTTGGATCAATACGACGAAGGTCTAGCTGTAGATTTGCAATGCCTAGATCCGGGCACTCATAGCACCGTGGTCTATGCCACTTTATATGGGGATTTAG TGGGTTGGGATTTACGGGCACCAGGAGTCTCCTGGAGGTTGTCTAATGGCGTACGGCAAGGGGTTATCACCACCTTTTGCTTAGATACCCATCAAAATTGGCTGGCGCTGGGCACCAGCGACGGAGTACACACTTTATGGGATTTGAGATTTAGGCTGCCGATAACCACTATTTCATTGCCAACAA gCGGTTCGGCGGTGCGAATAAGAAAAGTGATTCCACACCCGACCGAAAATTCCTGGTTAATATCAAGTGTCCAAGGCAACAATGAGATTTCAATGTGGAATTTAGAAAGCGGTTCAAGGCAGAAAGTACTTTGGGGTAGTACTACTCCGCCCCTTTCTAAACTCAGCCAT GCCAATCAACAGACCAGTCACAGTGTATGCGCCATGTACGCCTCATACGGCTGCATAGATAGATCTCCCTTTTTGCTATCAGGGGGCACTGATCAAAGATTGAGATTTTGGAACTTGGCCAGTCCATCTGAGAGCTATTTGGCCTTATCTGCAGCCGGAGATCCACTGGGCACCACCTTGTCTTACCGCAGTAG GTTGATTGATGGAACTGATGTGGTTTATGAGGAACCCGCGAGCACTTTACCAAAAGACAAGACTGAAGATGTGCCTAGAGGTGGACCGGAATCGCCTCCTGCAGGTCACAAAGACTGCATTTCCGACATAATCTTATGCAAGGGTAGTCAGTATTTCACCATAACCGCCTCAAGGGATGGAGTTATTAAGGTTTCCAAATAG
- the Rab11 gene encoding ras-related protein Rab-11A, producing MSTKDDEYDYLFKVVLIGDSGVGKSNLLSRFTRNEFNLESKSTIGVEFATRSIQVDGKTIKAQIWDTAGQERYRAITAAYYRGAVGALLVYDIAKHLTYENVERWLRELRDHADQNIVIMLVGNKSDLRHLRAVLTEEAKAFAERNGLSFIETSALDSTNVDLAFQNILTEIYRIVSQKQIRDPPEGDTIRPQNVEPIDVKPTMSTDGVRKQCCQ from the exons ATGAGCACAAAGGACGATGAGTACGACTATTTGTTCAAAG TTGTACTTATTGGAGACTCAGGAGTAGGAAAAAGTAATTTACTATCCAGATTTACTAGAAATGAATTTAACCTGGAATCCAAGTCAACAATAGGAGTTGAGTTTGCCACAAGAAGCATACAG GTGGATGGCAAAACCATAAAAGCCCAAATATGGGACACTGCAGGTCAGGAACGATACCGAGCCATCACTGCAGCCTACTACAGAGGAGCAGTAGGCGCTCTGCTAGTCTACGATATTGCCAAGCACCTCACTTATGAAAATGTCGAAAG ATGGCTGCGCGAACTGCGAGACCATGCTGATCAAAACATTGTGATTATGTTAGTGGGAAACAAGTCAGATTTGCGACATTTGCGTGCAGTCCTCACTGAGGAGGCCAAAGCATTCGCTGAGCGAAATGGGTTGAGCTTTATTGAAACGTCGGCACTGGATTCTACAAATGTCGATCTGGCTTTTCAGAATATTCTGACGGAAATTTATAGAATCGTGTCGCAGAAACAGATCCGTGATCCACCAGAGGGAGACACCATCCGCCCTCAAAATGTTGAACCCATAGATGTCAAGCCAACTATGAGCACTGACGGAGTTCGTAAACAGTGTTGCCAGTAG